The following are encoded in a window of Oncorhynchus mykiss isolate Arlee chromosome Y, USDA_OmykA_1.1, whole genome shotgun sequence genomic DNA:
- the LOC110509788 gene encoding ADP-ribosylation factor-like protein 3 isoform X2 encodes MGLLSILRRLKHSPDQEVRLLLLGLDNAGKTTLLKQLASEDVSHITPTQGFNIKSMQSQGFKLNVWDIGGQRKIRPYWRNYFENTDVLIYVIDSSDRKRFEETGQELAELMEEEKLSMVPLLIFANKQDLMTAAPASELAEGLNLHTIRDRVWQIQACSAITAEGVQDGMTWVCKNIAVRKK; translated from the exons ATG GGTTTGCTGTCGATTCTGCGAAGACTGAAGCACTCTCCGGACCAGGAGGTGCGGTTACTGTTGCTAGGGCTGGACAACGCTGGCAAGACCACCCTGCTTAAACAGCTGGCCTCAGAGGATGTCAGCCACATCACCCCTACTCAG GGATTCAACATAAAGAGCATGCAGTCCCAGGGATTTAAGCTAAATGTTTGGGACATTGGAGGCCAGCGCAAGATCCGCCCGTACTGGAGGAACTACTTTGAGAACACAGACGTACTG ATCTATGTGATTGACAGTTCAGACAGGAAACGCTTTGAAGAGACAGGTCAG gagcTAGCTGAGTTGATGGAAGAAGAGAAGTTGAGCATGGTGCCACTGTTGATATTTGCCAACAAGCAGGACCTGATGACTGCGGCTCCTGCATCAGAGCTAGCTGAGGGTCTCAACCTGCACACCATCAGAGACCGGGTATGGCAGATCCAGGCCTGCTCTGCAATTACCGCAGAGGGAGTACAG GATGGCATGACGTGGGTGTGCAAGAACATAGCAGTTCGTAAGAAGTGA
- the LOC110509788 gene encoding ADP-ribosylation factor-like protein 3 isoform X1 has product MCDELQGLLSILRRLKHSPDQEVRLLLLGLDNAGKTTLLKQLASEDVSHITPTQGFNIKSMQSQGFKLNVWDIGGQRKIRPYWRNYFENTDVLIYVIDSSDRKRFEETGQELAELMEEEKLSMVPLLIFANKQDLMTAAPASELAEGLNLHTIRDRVWQIQACSAITAEGVQDGMTWVCKNIAVRKK; this is encoded by the exons ATGTGTGATGAACTGCAGGGTTTGCTGTCGATTCTGCGAAGACTGAAGCACTCTCCGGACCAGGAGGTGCGGTTACTGTTGCTAGGGCTGGACAACGCTGGCAAGACCACCCTGCTTAAACAGCTGGCCTCAGAGGATGTCAGCCACATCACCCCTACTCAG GGATTCAACATAAAGAGCATGCAGTCCCAGGGATTTAAGCTAAATGTTTGGGACATTGGAGGCCAGCGCAAGATCCGCCCGTACTGGAGGAACTACTTTGAGAACACAGACGTACTG ATCTATGTGATTGACAGTTCAGACAGGAAACGCTTTGAAGAGACAGGTCAG gagcTAGCTGAGTTGATGGAAGAAGAGAAGTTGAGCATGGTGCCACTGTTGATATTTGCCAACAAGCAGGACCTGATGACTGCGGCTCCTGCATCAGAGCTAGCTGAGGGTCTCAACCTGCACACCATCAGAGACCGGGTATGGCAGATCCAGGCCTGCTCTGCAATTACCGCAGAGGGAGTACAG GATGGCATGACGTGGGTGTGCAAGAACATAGCAGTTCGTAAGAAGTGA